Within the Echinicola sp. 20G genome, the region GAGAAGTGTTTCTAGGTGCCATAAGCCTAAATGACGTGAAAGGGATGAAAAGTGCTCCTATTACTTTTCAGTCTTACGCTTGGAATGGGGGAGAGAGTTTACGGGCTGTGATCGATGCAAAGAGTGAAGATGCTGGTGTTTTACTAAAGGATTGTTCATGGATAAACATTATTGGTCTTGAAATCAAGGCAGATGGATATGATCAAAATATCGAGCAAAATGCAAAAATGAGATGTGGGATTTTGGTAACGAATCAAGAAGCTGAAAAAGTACAGGGCATCGAAATTGATAACGTTTATATTCATGATGTTTTCTTTGCCAACCCCGGTATCAATAGAGGTGAGAATGAAATAAAAACGGCAAATGGAACCCAAGCTTATGGCTGGGGGATCAGGGTGATCAATAGTAACCCAGAGCTGATGATTCAAGAGGTAAAGATCAGTAATTGTAAGGTTGAAAATGTAGCGCACACTGGTATCAAGCTGACAGGCAAAGATCATAATATTCAGCAAGTCAAAATCAGTAATAATGAAGTGATTCGACCTGGTGGGCCTGGTATTCAAATGTCAGGGGTGCGTTTTGTTCATGTCTTGAACAATAATGTGCAATACTCAGGAAGTCCAGATGATAGCAGAAAGTGGGGTCGAGGTAGCGGACTTTGGACTTGGGGGGCTTCTCAGGTGATGATCGAGCACAATCAATTTATGCATGCTAATGGGCCCGCAGATTCTGCTGGGGCTCATATTGACTTTAATTGTGACAATGTAGTCATGCAGTACAATTTCAGTGCTTTTAATGCTGGGGGTTTTTGCGAAATTTTAGGGAATAATTTTAATTGTTCCTACCGCTTTAATATCAGTGTCAATGATGGACACCGGGAAAAAGGAGTAGGGAATGCTTTTCAGGAAGGAAAAGTTTTTTGGTTGAGCGGCTATCAGGGTAAGAAAGCCAGAAAGGGGCCTATTAATTCCTATTTCTACAATAATACCATCTATGTAAGCAAAGACCATACGGCCAAAATAGCTATTGAGAATAATTCTAGTGGTATTTTGATCGCCAATAATATTTTCTGCATCGAGGGGGAAAGCAAATATGTATTGGGAGATCAGTACAATCCTGATGACGGAAAAGGCAATGTCAGCTTAGAACATGTAACTTTTGCAAATAATCTCTTCTATGATAAGGGTAATTGGCCAAAAGAAGCCATGATTTACGACCAATCTCCGATCTATGGAAATCCCCAATTTGCAAATGCCGGTGGAGAAAAACCATCAGATTATATCCCTTCCAACGCGAATTTGGTAAAGCAAGGGATTGAAGTAAAAAGAATAGAAGGAGATCCTTTTGGTTTGGTTAGAGGCTTACAAATGAAGACAGATTTTCTAGGACAAGAAATAAACGGAATCAATTTTATTGGTGCAATAAAGCCTGAGTGATATTATTGACATCTGTACTTGTTAATTATCCCCCTCCTAGTACTAGTGAGTTAAAGACTTTATAACTTTGAAAGGTTATTATTGCGGGGAGGTCGACACAGCTGCGGGACGGGGGTGGCCTTGTGGGAAGAAGCTTTAGCTGTGTCTTGATTTTTCTTTGCTTCGTTTCTTTTCATCTAAGGAAAAGAAATGAAGAGTAAAGCCTAGGAAACAGACTTAATTGGTGGAAAAACCATTTTCAATTGCCAATATTTAAAAACAATAATTTTTCAAAATATACAACTAGTTTAAGAAGTAGTAACAACTAAAAATTAGATAGATTTGATCAATAAAGCACTAAAGATTACATTATTGAGCGTGACCCTTTTAACACTGTGTTTTTCTGTCAGTAAAGGCCAAGACCCGCTGAGTTTGTCAAAACACATACAGCCTGTAGGACAAGAAAATATCTTCAAAACGGAAGGATACTATAATTGGGGTGGATCAGTGATAAAAGGAGAAGATGGCAAATACCATCTTTTTTATTCCAGATGGCCAAAATCCACACAATTTTCTGGTTGGATGATATACTCAGAAATAGCTCACGCGGTGTCCGACCAACCGGTGGGTCCATGGGAATACAAAGAAACTGTGCTGGAAGGTAGGGGTAAAGGCCATTGGGATGCGATTACAGCACACAACCCGAAAATTAAACAATTTAAAGGGAAGTTTTACTTATACTATGTGTCTACAAATTTGGGTGAAAACAAGGATTATAATGAGGATGACTTGAAGGAGATCAGTCGTTCCCGGTTAAGTCACCCAGGTAGGAAAGTGGCCAGATCAAATCAACGAACAGGAGTGGCTGTGGCTACATCCTTAGATGGACCTTGGACCAGACAAAACCAGCCATTAATAGAGCCATCAGGGCCAATTACTACCATTACTGTCAACCCGGCAGTTGCTCAAGGAAAAGACGATAGATTTTATATGATTGTCAAGGGGGACAAGCCCAACGAAACCAGGTTTATTCGGAATCAAGCTATGGCGATCAGTGATCATCCTGATGGACCTTACGAGATTCAGCCTGATCCAGTAATTGATTACATCGATACTGAGGACATGTCTCTTTGGTATGATGAAAGCAGAGGAATGTATTATGGAATATTCCATACTCCAGAAGGATTTATCGGTCTGGTAAGTTCTGAGGATGGATTGAAATGGAAAAAAGCTTCTGAGTACCAGGTAATGCCAAAAGAGATGAAAATGGATGACGGATCAATACTTAAGCCTGATCGCCTTGAACGCCCTTTTGTCTATGAAGAAAATGGACAAGTAGTCATGTTAGGGTTGGCAGCCAAGCAAGGAGACAATTCTTTTGTCATAACCATACCTTTAAAATACTAATCTTCAAGTACTTAACTTGGCTCATTAAGCTCGGAAATTAAAATGCGATTTTAAATGACAATAGCGATATGAACAACGTATGAGTCAAAAAACTTGAAGATTAGGATGAAATGCAAAAATAGTATGGGTATTGGTTGAATTTCATAGTGCATTTGCCCTTATTTTTGAGTTACTTGCTATCATCTAAATTATTGTAGGGTTAAAATTTTACAATCATTTAATGGGTTTTAATTAGGGTTTGTAAGGTAAAAATCCCCGAGATCTTTGTCTCGGGGATTTTTTTGTTCAAGAAAAATAATAGTAGGGCAGAAATACAGAAAAGGTATTTCATTTATTAATACATCAGCCCAATTTTTCATCCAGTTAGATTATACAGATTGTATCTTATGGTTAAATCGAAAGATTAAATTGGTTTGTAAGGAAGTTCTACTTTTTTAAAGAAATTCTAGAACCATAATATCGATTTAGCAGTAATTTTATATGTATTTTTTACTATAACAAATGGTGATTAGTATAAAATTTTACTTATTAATCCGTTAAATATGATATTATTACTATATTAGTCAGATAGTTATGGTAAATATTTGAATATTTTATCTAACGTTTTTGACTGTATTCTGAGAGGAAGTATCTAAAAGTTAATTGCCCCTTTGGGGTATTTTTTTGATACTCTGATAGGTCTTTTGGCCTTATCAGAAACGTCAAGTTTTAAAGATTGGACTAACCTTTAACAATATACTATGAAATCTAAATTTTACCTTTTAGCGATTTCGCTAATCTGCTGGACGACGATGTCCTTTGGTCGGCAGCAAACCGATTTTGAATTGATCCTTGATCAGGTCTTTGATGATT harbors:
- a CDS encoding glycoside hydrolase family protein, with amino-acid sequence MSKHIQPVGQENIFKTEGYYNWGGSVIKGEDGKYHLFYSRWPKSTQFSGWMIYSEIAHAVSDQPVGPWEYKETVLEGRGKGHWDAITAHNPKIKQFKGKFYLYYVSTNLGENKDYNEDDLKEISRSRLSHPGRKVARSNQRTGVAVATSLDGPWTRQNQPLIEPSGPITTITVNPAVAQGKDDRFYMIVKGDKPNETRFIRNQAMAISDHPDGPYEIQPDPVIDYIDTEDMSLWYDESRGMYYGIFHTPEGFIGLVSSEDGLKWKKASEYQVMPKEMKMDDGSILKPDRLERPFVYEENGQVVMLGLAAKQGDNSFVITIPLKY
- a CDS encoding right-handed parallel beta-helix repeat-containing protein, translated to MKRKLFIISVLHVLFLAICWGGHAKDYYVHPTKGKDTNTGLSQSAAFQSLDKVNHLKLEAGDRVLLASGEVFLGAISLNDVKGMKSAPITFQSYAWNGGESLRAVIDAKSEDAGVLLKDCSWINIIGLEIKADGYDQNIEQNAKMRCGILVTNQEAEKVQGIEIDNVYIHDVFFANPGINRGENEIKTANGTQAYGWGIRVINSNPELMIQEVKISNCKVENVAHTGIKLTGKDHNIQQVKISNNEVIRPGGPGIQMSGVRFVHVLNNNVQYSGSPDDSRKWGRGSGLWTWGASQVMIEHNQFMHANGPADSAGAHIDFNCDNVVMQYNFSAFNAGGFCEILGNNFNCSYRFNISVNDGHREKGVGNAFQEGKVFWLSGYQGKKARKGPINSYFYNNTIYVSKDHTAKIAIENNSSGILIANNIFCIEGESKYVLGDQYNPDDGKGNVSLEHVTFANNLFYDKGNWPKEAMIYDQSPIYGNPQFANAGGEKPSDYIPSNANLVKQGIEVKRIEGDPFGLVRGLQMKTDFLGQEINGINFIGAIKPE